One Gossypium arboreum isolate Shixiya-1 chromosome 13, ASM2569848v2, whole genome shotgun sequence genomic window, AAAGTGTAGAAACTTAGAGTCATAGTTGCTTGAACCAAACTGACTAGTCGAACCAAGAACCAGTAGGGGTATCGATCCGAagacgtgtaacacccctacccgtatccattgccggaataggtacgaggcattacgggAGTTTActaaacattttcagataattctgagtcatttattattcatattttgaaaataatcataacgtctctttattgggccctcgaaaccccaaacatacattaaaaaccagccggaattaaatcgggatcataaaaaatttcgcaaaatcttaaattttattttcatctaagtacttaccatttcaatgcttcttataattaaacatgttaccattcaatcaatagcttgacctTTGTCTAAACGTCAAgccacatcattgttagtatacttgcacatatttcatataaattcaacattgatatacttattttctcgacatgtcacacttgagtttaataattgtctttacttacataatttccttgtatcaacatatcaaagataatcatatatgtacatgtcgtgaaacatatcattctcttaccgtttcttcataagcatatatcattcatttcattatatcaatatttcatgctccatcatttccatatattttatgtatatttattcggtaatagcttatatcaaacttaacataaattatattccatgtacttatacttatttcgtttatctatcttaataattatttcatataaccattagtCATATaatacatattacacgaatataATTGTTCAatgatgtcatagcgtctcccatccacggtcttatttatctttgacatgatgccatagtgtctttcaactatggtcttactcattttcatcatgttgccatggtatctttcaaccatggtcttacacatttcatatcagttgccatggtgtctttcaaccatggtcttactcattcatatcgagttgccatggtatctttcaaccatggtcttacacatttcatatcagtcgccatggtatctttcaaccatggtcttacacattcatatcggtgccatggtatctttcaaccatggtcttacacatttcatttcgagagagcacactcctgcgaacctcatccTTCTGATGGGTttaccggtccaggctaaatcacagtaatataaactcatagagtattgtcgggattaccggtccgagGCTAAATtcctgcaatgacaattactctaatgagtttggatctgaataccatccgagctaaattggaccctaatttggattaccgtccggctaaatccattttacacgtattcttctggagggctatatcgaataggatcacccgtctggctagatccttttaccatcaattccttttcagagatccatcgaattttcctttcattcaaacgggatttcttcccattttatcaaatatatcaatgtttcataaatttccatataatgaacattcaaatcatattcatatcaaaaacatgcatttcaagcatttaagaatataattcaagttacacgaacttacctcattgcttgtttgtgtttataatttcattaatccgatatcttttcttttccacgatcaagtctcatatttgattcgtccggatctttataaataaatttgatcatcattttcattcatttcatattctaatgcatttaattaatgctctaggcaaaattacattttgcccctaaacttttaattaatgacgatttcatccttagggtcaggaaaataaaattattgcaatttaatccttatttttagctattattctcatacatattgataacagtccatgaattctataaaatatcagaattttccataatttcaacacttttcaatttaattcctaaaacatgttttccccctattttgaaataaattaataattttattcaattttgtaatttaaataataaaataatccatttcatgcaatttggtcatttctgacatttttacaaaattgcccataaagttttacttttattcaatttagtccctgagcctaaaatatgcaaattagccatgctaaatgaatattcatatattttttcctcctcctctccattccacatccttaatgtatataacacacttgtaagtaacattatctatatattttttttatttacttttatgaatattcaagctgtccatctgtatcatagtcactaaattatttatatctggagctatagagctccaaattaagataaaaaaaaatttccctgaaactagactcatatatcttctttccataaaattttaagaatttttggtttagccaataagtacagtttattctttaaagttacccctattctgttgtctgacagttctgacccttctttactaaaaattaattatctcctcgtacataaTTTGAATGGTATTCaagtttatttatattgaaaatagactcattaaatattctaaacatataaatttaagcccctaattatttctatccaatttttgatgattttccaaaatcagaataggggaacccgaattcattctgaccttttctcacaaaattcattatatttcatgatttaaaaatccattacttacatcgtttcttctataagaaactagactcaataatatttaatctcatattttattcatcctataattagatttatacaattttggtgatttttcaaagttagattactgctgctgtccataactattttagtgcaagatattaattaccatgttataacacccttattttctttttctacaccatttctcatcactttctcttattttctcttcactaacatatcaagaacataggaccttatgtaagaaaactctactataacattatttccatgctttgttaataataacaaacttaaaacatattgaaatcttgatgtacttaccttttcttattgacttcaatctttaacttgattttctctctcctccagcttctatttcttgaatccaacttgatattcttgctccccatcatctccttgctatctttctctcttgatggctatggaaattctttcaatttttaggtgaaaataatgaatttttagaggaaggactaaattgtaagaaaaggaaaactttctttcttcttcttcttcttctcacgttagtTGCACGAGAATGGTGATCAtcctcccctttctttccttacatatatatatattaaataaaataataataaaataataaaatatcatttaaaaattaatttaaagtattaataaactaatatttatttatttaatttatctaaaatatctccaacatcatcattgtctctagatttctaTCTCgttcaattgaccattttgcccttcgtgatcttttaaaatttcaatcttgagtcatcacttaatttggtaaagttgcaatttagtcccttataattcttcacctattcaatttggtcctaattcatcaattttccttggtttctagatcattccacccttaaaatatttgcactattagtccttcaacttttcatatttacactttaatccttcaaattttgagtatttactcttgggccacaaaacttttctcacttttacaatttaatcctttcttgaatcaatatgtcataatatacttcccaatattgacataactcaaaatttccctttttgttactttatttccttattttactatatcacggataatattttactataaaaatttttGGTGTATTACAAGACGGGCATCATATTGGTTGATTTGTGAACCTATTTCAAGTTGATAGTCCTATTTTATTAccctaactcgatttgaaattttttcgaatcgagtgagtgaaataaaattcaagttaaattgaattgagtgaaattatacgagttaaattaaaaattaaatatgtcaaACTAAAATCTTGTTACAGTATAACTAATTTCAAGTTAGAATACATAAATTTGaaacaatatatatttgaaaactttttcaaaacaaaataagaagaaaaaaaactttagtatgataaacttggaTTATTTAGgtctcaaatttttatttaagaaaattttaaattttatatattttataattttttaaaaataaaatttgaaatttttataaatattttgagttttaaaattattttgaatatttttttataatttttattgagagagattaatttatttattttcaaaattgatagtGACCAAAAGAACATTTACTTAAATATGTTATTTAAGTTATTTAATTTTTTCGAATTATAAAATTcaacttaaatttaatttaaattatttattcgaGTTAACTCGAAAATCGAATAACTGTtgaaattctaatttttttcaatttttgaatGGAATTGAGTCAAACAATGTGGCCCCTCCACCATCGACTGGTATGCAACTGATGTCCCAAGGCAACCAGATTCAAACTCCCACTGCTTTTGCTTCTGTTCCTCCTCCCACTCCCCCTGCACCTCAATCTCCTGCAAATTCACCGGCAAGTCAATACATGCAGTCAAGTGGTATGATGGTAGGGATAATGCCTTATGGTTATGTAGCAAATGCACTTCCCCCGCCACCACCTCTTCCTCCCAGATAGCAATGAGTTTTGTTAGACCAGGTTATGGACCTCTACAGCCGCCACAGCCACAGTCTCGGCCTCAAAGCAACCAATCACCAGGTATTGAGTTTTACAGTCAAAACCCTCAATCAACACTGCCTGTACCGCGACAGTGAGCTTCACCTGAAAAACCATATCATCAGTACAAGTACATGGTGGGATAAGGTATTGGGTTTTACGGCAAACCCATCAACTGATGCCATAAAAATTTTCAAGGCTGAGATGGGCATGTATAATGTAAATTAGTTAGAGAATTTCAGGCTTGAAAGCAGAGCATCATCAGCACCGTCATTGGTTTAGCCAGATGTTGTAAAATGTTGCATGGATCTCTGCAATTCCCAATTTAGTAGACTAGTAACATGAGAGCTCAGGTATAACCTGTGTTGACGTACCAAAGGAGCCAAGGAGCTCAGTTATATTCGATGAATTTTAACAAGTCAATAATTAATAGATTCTTTTTAagacatttatatatttatgttgtaTGGTGTGTTTATCTATACAAAGTGTTTTTTTTAAATGACGCAATCAAATATAATATTACTAAATTAAAATGCAACAGAAATTACAACGCATCAAATTTTGTTACAAATATTCATCCACAACAGGTTATTGCAGTCACATACAAGATGTAACTTCATTTGGTATATTGCAAAGTTGAGGCCAAAGAAAccccaaaattttaaagaaatgcatTTGAAATCAGGCAGCCACATTTTGGTTGTCTTCTCTGGATTCAGGTACAAACCATTTATTAAGTCGAGTGCGAGCTAAGATGACCTGAAAATCaatgtttttttcttttaagttGGAGATTTAAATGAAGGAATTTAAGTAAATATAGCAGATTACCTGTTTATCCCAGTCAGTTCTCCAAGTGATCACAACCAGTACAATTGTTTGAAGCAATGTTCCTAGCAACATGCCAATCCAAACACCCTGCCAAACAAGTTACGGATTTTTAACTACTCTTCAATTTGATTCCATCATTCTGCTCCACATATCATATATATGCAAATAACCAACCTTGACATGCAAATTCCAAACGTATCCAAGCACAACACCAATTGGAATGCCAACTAGATAATACGAGGCAATGTTAACCCATGCCACTACGCGCTGCCATCCAGCTCCCACCGCAACTCCTGTTCATGTACATGTAATCTACACTTTTttaatatttctttatttttcacatGAATCTAACTAAGATGCTGAAAATTTACCAGAGAGCACAGGTTGAACACTGTTTACAAGTATGGAAGAAGCCAACAACGGAGATAAATCGGCAACGGCTTCGGCCACTTCTTCGCTGGTGGTGAAAATGTATGCTAAATGTCCTCTAAGGCATAAGAATACCAGGAACAGCACGAATCCGATACAAAGTGATGTAAGAGTTGTCATGATAATCGAAAACTTGGCACCTTTGGCATTTCctcttccaagctcatttgagaCCCTAACACTGCAAATTTTCCAGCATAACTCACACAGCCAAagttactctttttttttttcttttttttttttttataaataccgACATTGTTCAACATATTTATCAAAATgggtataaaaagaaaaaaactttGATATATCCATTTCGAAGGTTTAAGTTGACAATACCTTGCAGCAGCCAGAAAACCAAGTGATATCATCATTTCCCATCCATTAATGTTGAGGCTGAAAAGaagtatttatatattaatagGATGAAAATAAACAAAAAGAGTCAATTGGAAAACCAGAAAAGACTTACCAAATGGCAAGAGCATCAATGGCCACCTCAGCATTTTTCAAGTTTCCAGTTAGAAGAACCAATATCGTGTTGTACCAGAGTTCGAGACTGATCATCCAAACAAAATTACTCAAATCAATATATCAGTCAACTCTTATTTTTTCAAAGTACTTATATGCAATGCATATCCCAACATTAGTACAAGGATGATCTTTCAGATACCCTCTAAATATATTTGAGCCAATAAGTCTGTCTAAGGGCTAGACTACATGTCTAAGCCCCAAAGCacgttctttaaaaaaaaaaaaatagctaAGTTTGCCTTCAACATTAAatgcttgatttttttttaaattttattatgttttatatatataggGGTGAGCGTTTAATCAAATCAAGTAAAAATTTTTTTGAGTTAATCAGTTGATGAgttttattttatcatcctaactcgatttgaatttttttaatcgaGTCGAATTGAATGTTTgagttaaattataaaaaaattaaacatgtcaaattaaaatattaatacaaTATAACTAATTTGATATTAGAGAACATAAATGTGAAATCATATATTTTTAAACCtctttcaaaacaaaaaaaaaaaaaaactttagtatgataaacttgaatcattaatttacttatttagatcctaaaaatattattttagaattttttaaaattttatatattctttagattttttatatttttaaaaatttacaatttttcaaaaatataaaatttgaatttatataaatattttaaatttcaaaaattattttgaattttttgtaatttttgttgagaaagactgatttgctcattttcaaattGATGGGACTAAAATGTATTTACAATCATTATTTAAGTTTTGAattattcaaattgtaaaatttaacttgaCTCGAACTCAAAACTTAAATTACTTATTCAAATTTACTCGAGAAAACCGAATAACTCAATtcgattaaatcaaaattttaaaaacatcatataaaaattaaatatatgatataataatataaatgttaaaatagATGCAAgttgtttatgtttaaaattttaatagaagataaaatatataaaattttattgaataaacATAACATATctttagaaattagaaaaaaaatagagtTGGACCTCAATCAACTTGTATTAATCATTTACAAAAACGAAAGAGGTTTaagtaaaatttaatatttatattttttgagaTTGATTTTGAGTAAATATAAATGATGATATCTAACCCAAACTTGACTCAATTCAAAATATTAGACAGTTATCCATAATTCATCCTGTGAGTccgaataaaattaaaataataaacttTATCCCACAGTTCTTTCAAGGGGCTCAAAGATGGACCGGAAAAGCTTACCAAAGCATAACACCAGAGGATATAGAGAGCTTGACTATAGGGCAAAGATCCTTAAAGGCCAACATTGAGAAACCCTTCCAAGTATCTTTGCACCCTCCGCAAGTAACAAACAAAATCTGACCTACATTGGGTAACCAATAGGCCAAAACAGTGGAAAACAAAGCTCCAGCCAGCCCAAACTCGAGCTTCATAGTCAAAAGCCATGAAAGAAAGATATGGATTCCAATGGAGAAGGCGGCCAAATATGCAATAATCATGTTCTTGCTTTGAGCTTGCAGGAACATTTGGCAAGTGAAGGAGATGATAAAAGAGAAGACTATGAAGATGAACCAATGGCTAATGTAACCACAGGCTTGGGCTATCTTTTCATCTTGGCCTAAAGCTATAAAAAGTGGGTTGGTGAAGATGTATAATGGGAGAAGACAACATGCACTCATAAACAAAACTATCCATGATCTTTGAAGGTATATCCCCAGCATATGGTATTGTTTTGCTCCGAATGCTTGACCACATAGAGTTTCCAATGCACTTGCCATGCCCAACTGCACTTTCAATACATTTGCACTACATCAAAATATTAGTCTAAAGTTTTCATCAATATTACTTCAGAATTCTATTTGCAATTTTATGCAATATTGGTGACGTCTCAAGTAAATTGAAAACAATAAGAAGCATGTGGAAAACTCAAAAAAAGTTAAATTATGGTTGATTCATCATTTTAGAAACTTGGAAAGCTATGTTATTCAGACCCTTTATTTTTTCCTAAAGTGCTTGTATAGAACATATATTTAGACACAAGTATGGGAGTATGTTTGACACTAACACGAATCCATGTAACATAGCTTGAAAGTGAAGAAGGGAATCATTTCCTTTGTTCATGGAATGCCTCGTAGATAGGAGCGAAGCCACAAATATTGTTAGGGAAGCCGGGATAATTACAAAAAATAGACATGTTGGAAGTATGTTCGACTCATTTGGGCGGagcttaatttaaataatatgttTTTAAAATTCGGATAATATTAATcatcaaaattaatattatatggcAGTGCTTACTTTAAataatgtattttaaaaattcaGGATAATTTTAATCACCAAAATTAATATTTAGAAAAAAATGTTAAATGTTCAAATTGTATTAAATATTGTAATTATTTAAGTATCAATTATTTTaccaaattaatatttagatactATTTTGTATtagtttatcaaattaaattaataatgttactaaatttatcataataatttataaattctataaaagaaatcaaattaaaagaaacTTTGGAAAACTTGAGGGGCAAACacaaatttatactatttttaagtATTAGTTATAATATCAACGTAAAAACTATTAAAACTTAAAAGGGCTGAactgaaattttataaaatttagggGGCCGGCCCCTGCCACCCTCTCCCCAAGTTCGCCCCTGCTCAGAGAACTCTTAAGACACACCACAGAGAAAAACAAAATCCAGAGATCTGATATACCAAGGTTTCCCCAAGAATACAACATTTGCCTTCATATTTCAGATGAAGTAAAAGAAACCCAATTTTACAATTTCAAAGGGTTTAAAGAAAGATCATTATGACCAAAGTATGAGCATACATACCAAAACACCATTGCCGAACCTCAAAAGGCAAGTGAAACAGAGGGAATAAGCAGCAAGCTCAACAGGTCCGATATGACCAATAAAAGCTTGACTGATGACAGCGACACCAAAGGTGGAAAACCTGGTGAATGTTGCGGGAGCTGCAACAACAAACGTCTTCTTTAACTCCATCCATATCTTTTCTTTTAGTGTTGCTTCTTCAACTTCAATCTTTTCTGCTTCTTTAAGAAGCCTGTGGCTTATATCACCTTTCATTGTTCAACAACCTCTTTAGTTCCCCAAAACCCGAAGCTCTCTTCTCCTTTTTCCACCTGCTTTCTACCTTCTTTATATTCATGAAACAAGCAAGCTAGCAGCCAATACTTCACGTGCATAGCCCAAGGGCAAAGATTCCTATAAATTTTACCGCACTCGCAATCCggataaatgaaaatattttatattaaaaagtaGTCTTTTTTTTACTTCTAAGGTGCACTAATTGATGGTGTGgattgattaaaatatattaaaatatttttaaattaaaacattttgcttcaaattttataaaaatatacaatacttataatattaaaataatcacgGGAGTTAAATGATATGGTAAAGGTCTTTCTTATTTTAGTGAGAATTTGATATTTTCCTATATATGGAGTAACTTTAAAACTCATGATCAATGTATATTCCTTAATGGGCCTATAGAACATAAAAATTAGTTATTAAGTTCGCTTCAGTgaatacatta contains:
- the LOC108464791 gene encoding protein DETOXIFICATION 21-like; this encodes MKGDISHRLLKEAEKIEVEEATLKEKIWMELKKTFVVAAPATFTRFSTFGVAVISQAFIGHIGPVELAAYSLCFTCLLRFGNGVLLGMASALETLCGQAFGAKQYHMLGIYLQRSWIVLFMSACCLLPLYIFTNPLFIALGQDEKIAQACGYISHWFIFIVFSFIISFTCQMFLQAQSKNMIIAYLAAFSIGIHIFLSWLLTMKLEFGLAGALFSTVLAYWLPNVGQILFVTCGGCKDTWKGFSMLAFKDLCPIVKLSISSGVMLCLELWYNTILVLLTGNLKNAEVAIDALAICLNINGWEMMISLGFLAAASVRVSNELGRGNAKGAKFSIIMTTLTSLCIGFVLFLVFLCLRGHLAYIFTTSEEVAEAVADLSPLLASSILVNSVQPVLSGVAVGAGWQRVVAWVNIASYYLVGIPIGVVLGYVWNLHVKGVWIGMLLGTLLQTIVLVVITWRTDWDKQVILARTRLNKWFVPESREDNQNVAA